In Myxococcales bacterium, a single genomic region encodes these proteins:
- a CDS encoding DNA mismatch repair protein MutS, with product MTAEPLAAPASQEAPGKAEQAYEAGRSARDADYAALEGRSRLVGTLRLALVAAALGLLVGIVWGRLPPATWGVLIGVVFAFVGLVVLHGRVEANKAVAAAGKRFHERGLARIRGTWQGEDVSTFEYGSDFAVANHPYAEDLDLFGKGSLFHRISQAQTRFGAAQLAFWLKTVTDAGAVRARQEAVRDLAGRVAFRERLFALGAQLGDEKPDPGPMLDWAEGKLRFEVTTAARVVARVMPVLTLLAIAFAGVLPRGTWVGMIAVQLALTLPFRAEVARVVAAVTARESGLARYGDMLMHLEGEPFDAPYTKEKRALLATGAASGAQATQATVEMRRLARIVSFAEARHNEVFKIFIAPLLLWDLQCAIALEGWRARAGARVRGWLDVLGEVEALASLSTLAFEDEGATFPEIVLAPVFDAEALSHPLIAKSRRVGNDVSLPRPGYGLIVTGSNMSGKSTLLRALGITTALALAGGPVIAKRVRVGPVRLVTSMRIADSLERGVSHFFAELQRLKLALDMAASSGESSSSRPPVFFLLDEILHGTNARERLVGARAVIRNLLRVGAMGAVSTHDLAIGELEAEMPESVKNVHFEEQVHGGTMTFDFVLRPGVVQSSNALRLMRAVGIDVPEA from the coding sequence GTGACGGCGGAGCCCCTCGCGGCCCCCGCCTCGCAAGAGGCGCCTGGCAAGGCGGAGCAGGCCTACGAGGCGGGCCGCAGCGCTCGCGATGCCGACTACGCCGCGCTTGAAGGTCGCTCGCGGCTCGTCGGAACGCTCCGCCTCGCGCTCGTCGCTGCGGCGCTGGGGCTCCTTGTTGGAATTGTGTGGGGGCGCCTCCCGCCGGCCACCTGGGGCGTCCTCATCGGGGTCGTCTTCGCGTTCGTGGGGCTCGTCGTGCTGCACGGGCGTGTCGAGGCCAACAAGGCCGTCGCCGCCGCGGGCAAGCGCTTCCACGAACGCGGCCTGGCGCGCATTCGCGGCACCTGGCAGGGCGAAGACGTGTCGACCTTCGAGTACGGCAGCGACTTCGCCGTCGCCAATCATCCCTACGCCGAAGATCTCGACCTCTTCGGCAAGGGCTCGCTCTTTCATCGCATCTCCCAAGCGCAGACGCGCTTCGGCGCCGCGCAGCTAGCCTTCTGGCTCAAGACGGTCACCGACGCGGGCGCCGTACGAGCGCGCCAGGAAGCCGTTCGCGACTTGGCCGGGCGCGTCGCCTTCCGCGAGCGCCTCTTCGCGCTCGGCGCCCAGCTCGGCGACGAAAAGCCAGACCCGGGCCCGATGCTCGATTGGGCCGAGGGCAAGCTTCGCTTCGAGGTGACCACGGCGGCGCGCGTCGTAGCTCGCGTCATGCCCGTGCTCACGCTCCTCGCCATCGCGTTCGCCGGTGTCCTGCCTCGCGGGACGTGGGTGGGCATGATCGCAGTTCAGCTCGCGCTCACGCTGCCGTTCCGCGCCGAGGTCGCGCGCGTCGTCGCCGCCGTCACCGCGCGCGAGAGCGGCCTCGCTCGGTACGGCGACATGTTGATGCACCTCGAAGGAGAACCCTTCGACGCGCCGTACACCAAAGAGAAGCGCGCCCTGCTCGCGACGGGGGCGGCGTCAGGCGCGCAGGCGACGCAAGCCACCGTCGAAATGCGGCGCTTGGCGCGCATCGTCTCGTTCGCCGAAGCTCGGCACAACGAGGTGTTCAAGATCTTTATCGCGCCGCTCTTGCTCTGGGATCTTCAGTGCGCCATCGCCCTCGAAGGTTGGCGTGCCCGCGCCGGCGCACGCGTGCGCGGCTGGCTCGACGTCTTGGGTGAGGTGGAGGCGCTCGCCAGTCTCTCCACGTTGGCCTTCGAAGACGAGGGCGCGACGTTCCCGGAGATCGTCCTTGCGCCGGTCTTTGACGCCGAGGCGCTTTCGCATCCGCTCATCGCGAAGTCGCGGCGCGTCGGCAACGACGTCTCGCTGCCGCGGCCCGGCTACGGCCTCATCGTGACCGGTTCAAACATGTCGGGCAAGTCGACCTTGCTTCGCGCGCTGGGGATCACCACCGCCCTCGCGCTGGCGGGCGGACCGGTCATCGCCAAGCGTGTTCGCGTGGGGCCGGTGCGCCTCGTCACGAGCATGCGTATCGCGGACTCGCTCGAACGCGGCGTCTCGCACTTCTTCGCCGAGTTGCAGCGCCTCAAGCTCGCGCTCGACATGGCGGCGTCGAGCGGCGAATCGTCGTCGTCGCGGCCCCCGGTGTTCTTTCTCTTGGACGAGATTCTCCACGGCACCAACGCCCGGGAGCGCCTCGTGGGGGCGCGGGCGGTGATTCGAAACCTCCTCCGGGTTGGGGCCATGGGCGCCGTCTCGACGCACGATTTGGCCATCGGCGAGCTCGAGGCCGAGATGCCCGAGAGT